The stretch of DNA AGCGCCCCAGCCGCTCCAGCAGCCGCCGCACGATCCAGCCGTTCCCCTCGGGCCAGGCGAGCGGCCCGCGCTCGTCGTCCTCCGGCGGGCGCGCGGCGAAGTAGTGGATCCCGGCCCAGGCGCTGGTGTCCGCCGCCAGCGCCCCGTAGTCGTCGCGGCAGGCGTAGTCCACGTACCAGCGCAGGGCGGGCGAGCGGAACCCCTCCGCCTCCAGCCAGCGCGCCATCGACACGCCGTCCAGCGGCGACGGCTTCGCCCCCAGTGCCATCGGCAGCGTGAACTCGCCCATGGCGCGCAGCTCGGCCATGCGCAGGTCGAAGCGGCGCAGCTCGTCGCGCTCCGCCGGCGTGTCGGCGAGCGGCTCGCGCAGCCCTTCGCGCCACTCGCCCCAGCGGAAGAGGCGCTCCTTCGGCGCGAACACCAGCGCCGTCTCGTCCCACGCGCCGTCGCGGAAGACGCCCAGGTCCGCGAACAGCTCCCGCACCAGCACCGTCTCGCGCCCGGGGAGGGGGACGTAGTGCGCCGCCCAGGGGTAGGCGCTCACCTCGTTCTCGCCCCAGCGCGCGTTGCCGCCCGCCTGGTCCTCCATCTCCAAGACCACGAAGTCCTCGAAGCCGCGCCCGGCCAGCCGCCACGCCGCCGAGAGCCCCGCGATCCCGCCCCCGACGATGACGACGGGCACGCGCACCGTCCGCCGCGGCGCGGGCAGGCGCGCCCGGTCGCGCAGGCCGTGCCCTCGCGCCCCGCCGTCGTCCGCGAAGCCGCCCTCGATGCGGCGGTCCGTCTTCGGCGCGCACCCCACCAGCGCGGCGGCCGCCAGGGACGCCGCCGTCGCCACGAACTCGCGGCGGGAGACGCTCACCGGGTGGTCCGCGTCCACTTCGCGGGGGATTCGGAGAGGTGGGCGGGCGCGACGATTTCGTTCATCGCGAGTCTTCGCCGCGGGCCACCGACACCGCGCGCGTGATCACGAAGCCGTGCTCCGGGCTCACGACCTCGTCGACGCGGTGGACCGGGAGCCCCCAGCCGCGCAGCTCGTCGGCCAGCGGCTCGGCGCGGGCGCCCTCGGGCCGCGAGCTCCCGTACGAGCAGACGATGAGCAGCCCTCCCGGCGCCACGAAGCGCTCCAGGAGCCGCTCGGCGTAGCGCCGGCGCAGGGTGCCCGGGACGTACACCAGTTCCGTCCGCACGAAGTCGAACCGCATCGGCGGCTCCCAGAAGAGCGCGTTGCCGGTGAAGATCCGCTCCCGCCACTGCGGCAGCCGCCGCCGGGCCAG from Longimicrobium sp. encodes:
- a CDS encoding FAD-dependent oxidoreductase; protein product: MSVSRREFVATAASLAAAALVGCAPKTDRRIEGGFADDGGARGHGLRDRARLPAPRRTVRVPVVIVGGGIAGLSAAWRLAGRGFEDFVVLEMEDQAGGNARWGENEVSAYPWAAHYVPLPGRETVLVRELFADLGVFRDGAWDETALVFAPKERLFRWGEWREGLREPLADTPAERDELRRFDLRMAELRAMGEFTLPMALGAKPSPLDGVSMARWLEAEGFRSPALRWYVDYACRDDYGALAADTSAWAGIHYFAARPPEDDERGPLAWPEGNGWIVRRLLERLGRFVATGAPVHRVEPRGTGARVLAGDAEYLCDAVVWAAPSFLAPYVVEGAPRPDFVYSPWVTANLTLDRRPRERGAEPAWDNVIADSPGLGYVVANHQSLRTFQDRWVWTYYRALAHEAPAAARQALLRRSWTEWVELILADLERAHPDLRRCVRRVDVMRMGHAMVRPAPGFLSSPARRLLRGAAGPVFYAHSDLSGLSLFEEAQHRGVTAAERALARVGSGG
- a CDS encoding class I SAM-dependent methyltransferase, whose translation is MNPEGRTTLTADEERFFAEELACLEAAYLAGANPRQQSGFGRDERDWERFRRPVVAPIEKDGTFLDVGCASGLLMESVAAWAREDGHVVEPYGLDISAKLAELARRRLPQWRERIFTGNALFWEPPMRFDFVRTELVYVPGTLRRRYAERLLERFVAPGGLLIVCSYGSSRPEGARAEPLADELRGWGLPVHRVDEVVSPEHGFVITRAVSVARGEDSR